Genomic segment of Gloeocapsa sp. PCC 7428:
CGAGCCTCAAAAAACGGTAATAGCAGCAACCAAAATCTAACTGCGGACGATGGCAAATGAAAAACGTCAAAATCGCTAAACTTTGGGACTCGCTGCAATCGAGTTACTTGTTCTTGCCAGGAGTTATTGTGGTAATCGCGATCGCCTTGGCTTTTACAATATTGACGCTTGACCGAGCAGGATATTATGGTCCTCTAGAAAAGTGGGGCTGGATGTACACAGGCGGGGCAGATGGAGCCAGAGCGGTACTTTCAGCCATTGCTGGTTCTGTAATTACTGTTGCGGGTACTGCCTTCTCAATTACAATAGTAGCTCTGCAACTAGCTGCTTCTAATTTTGGTCCGCGCTTGCTGCGTAATTTTATGCAGGACATTGGTAATCAAGTTGTCCTGGGGACATTTATTGGTACATTTATTTACTGCTTGCTTGTTCTGCGGACGGTCAGGGGAGAAGGAGATGGTTACACCTTCTTTGTGCCGCAGATGTCGGTGACAGTCGCCTTAGTACTCGCGATCGCGAGCATCAGTTTGCTGATCTATTTTATTCATCATGCTTCCACTATCATTCAAGCGTCGCACGTAATTTCAGACGTTAGTGCAGATCTCGAAAGTGCTGTAGATCGATTATTTCCCGAAAAAATTGGACAGGGCTTGTCTCAAGTTGGGCAGCGAGTGGCAGAAATTCCCACAAATTTTGATGTAGATGCCTACCCGATCAAAGCAAATCGTAGCGGTTATTTACAAGCGATTGACGATGACAAGCTCATGC
This window contains:
- a CDS encoding DUF2254 domain-containing protein, which encodes MKNVKIAKLWDSLQSSYLFLPGVIVVIAIALAFTILTLDRAGYYGPLEKWGWMYTGGADGARAVLSAIAGSVITVAGTAFSITIVALQLAASNFGPRLLRNFMQDIGNQVVLGTFIGTFIYCLLVLRTVRGEGDGYTFFVPQMSVTVALVLAIASISLLIYFIHHASTIIQASHVISDVSADLESAVDRLFPEKIGQGLSQVGQRVAEIPTNFDVDAYPIKANRSGYLQAIDDDKLMQIASEKELLVRLEFRPGKFVVQGSELVMVYPGEQVNQKLIKELRDVFIFGKERTEQQDVEFPIHQLVEIALRAISPAVNDPFTAIRCIDRLSAGLSRLAQRDFPSPYRYDGKDNLRVIAQPVTFAGLTDAAFNQIRQYSTSDVAVTIRLLEAIATIALHTKNPRNRAALRRHAEMIKHDSFNDVSQELDKKDIEKRYQAVMKVL